A genomic stretch from Rhodobacterales bacterium HKCCA1288 includes:
- a CDS encoding YcjX family protein — protein MLRDSVEGTGEALTRAFSDPSLRLGVTGLSRAGKTVFITSLVANLMERGRMAAFSPEREGRIEAAYLQPQPDDTVARFDYESHLAAMTGPEAHWPIGTRSVSQLRLSLRVTPKSRLARLTGPRRLHLDITDYPGEWLLDLGLLTQSYAQWSKASLAQISAKAQNLVEARDFLAMATEAVAETRHDEMQASALAQSFTAYLHAARAAGFSQLTPGRFILPGELQGSPALTFCLLPIEALRRGTIAREAARRFEAYKSQIVRPFFRAHFARIDRQVVLVDLLSAMQGGPEVLEDLRQAMAGILSVFRHGANGPLAALLGQKTDRILFAATKADYLHQSQHQAYANLLEALVQEAKQRADYRGAKTRAMAIAGLRSTVEESRVLDGAEVDLVRGRVGQSNQMRALYAGHLPDHPDHILAPAREGARDWSDHEFAVTDFAPPISSLRAGLGPPHIRLDAAAEFLLADRMG, from the coding sequence ATGCTGCGTGACAGCGTGGAGGGCACGGGCGAAGCATTGACGCGCGCCTTTTCAGACCCAAGCCTGCGCTTGGGGGTGACAGGGCTGTCTCGCGCGGGAAAGACGGTGTTTATCACCTCTCTCGTGGCCAATTTGATGGAGCGGGGCCGCATGGCGGCATTCTCGCCCGAGCGCGAAGGTCGGATTGAAGCGGCCTATCTGCAGCCACAACCCGATGATACAGTCGCGCGATTTGATTACGAAAGCCATCTCGCCGCGATGACGGGGCCAGAGGCGCATTGGCCGATTGGCACGCGCAGCGTTTCGCAATTGCGCTTGTCCTTGCGCGTCACGCCAAAATCACGGCTTGCGCGTCTGACGGGTCCACGCCGCTTGCATTTGGATATCACTGACTATCCGGGTGAATGGTTGCTGGATTTGGGACTGTTGACGCAAAGCTACGCGCAATGGTCTAAGGCCAGCTTGGCGCAGATTTCCGCCAAGGCGCAGAACTTGGTCGAAGCACGAGATTTCTTGGCGATGGCCACCGAAGCCGTGGCTGAGACGCGCCATGATGAGATGCAGGCCTCGGCCCTTGCGCAAAGTTTTACCGCCTATCTGCACGCGGCGCGCGCGGCGGGGTTTAGCCAATTGACCCCTGGTCGCTTTATCCTGCCGGGCGAATTGCAGGGCAGCCCCGCGCTGACCTTTTGCCTCTTGCCGATTGAGGCCCTGAGGCGTGGCACAATCGCGCGCGAGGCCGCGCGGCGCTTTGAGGCCTATAAATCGCAAATCGTGAGGCCGTTCTTTCGCGCGCATTTTGCGCGCATTGATCGTCAGGTGGTTTTGGTGGATCTGCTCAGCGCCATGCAAGGTGGGCCTGAGGTCTTAGAAGATCTGCGACAGGCAATGGCGGGTATTTTGTCGGTGTTCCGCCACGGCGCGAATGGCCCTTTGGCAGCACTCTTGGGGCAAAAAACCGATCGCATCCTTTTTGCCGCGACCAAGGCAGATTACCTGCATCAATCCCAGCATCAGGCCTATGCCAATCTTCTTGAGGCTTTGGTGCAAGAGGCCAAACAGCGCGCCGATTATCGGGGGGCGAAAACGCGGGCTATGGCGATTGCAGGCCTGCGCAGCACCGTTGAGGAAAGCCGCGTTCTAGACGGGGCCGAGGTTGATCTGGTGCGGGGCCGTGTTGGGCAATCTAATCAGATGCGCGCCCTTTATGCGGGGCACTTGCCCGACCATCCCGACCATATCCTTGCCCCTGCACGCGAAGGCGCGCGGGATTGGTCGGATCATGAATTCGCGGTGACAGATTTCGCCCCGCCGATATCAAGCCTGCGCGCGGGGCTTGGCCCCCCGCATATTCGCCTTGATGCGGCGGCGGAATTTCTTTTGGCAGATCGTATGGGGTGA
- a CDS encoding MFS transporter, giving the protein MKLVPLSETSHLPRWQRPQVLLFLMAFAMPVAFATWSALLNNFVIEAAGFDGADIGWLHSVREIPGFLAIGVIALLLVIREQKLAIVSLVMLGLATALTSQFPSLGGLLIVTLISSIGFHYYETVNQSLQLQWIDKKRAPQTIGWLMSMGSLATLLAYGLIVLTWRAYDLSYDLVYGVAGGFTALVAVIAFFAFPQFEGPTPQNRKMILRRRYWLYYALQFMSGARRQIFVVFAGFMMVERYGFAVHEITALFMVTLVANMIAAPLLGRAVAFFGERAALMFEYAGLFVIFLLYAGLYHFDWGVGMAAVLYVGNHIFFALALAIKTYFQKIADPADIAPTAAVAFTINHIAAVFLPAILGYIWLTSPIAVFLLASGMAATSFALSLLVPRHPEAGNETLLARRGLPVAAPITTVIK; this is encoded by the coding sequence ATGAAGCTCGTGCCCCTTTCTGAAACCTCACATTTGCCGCGCTGGCAGCGCCCGCAGGTTCTTTTGTTCCTGATGGCCTTTGCGATGCCTGTGGCCTTTGCCACATGGTCTGCATTGCTCAATAATTTTGTGATTGAGGCGGCAGGGTTTGACGGGGCCGATATAGGATGGCTGCATTCAGTGCGCGAAATTCCTGGGTTTCTCGCGATTGGCGTGATCGCCTTATTGCTTGTGATCCGCGAGCAAAAATTGGCGATTGTGTCCTTGGTTATGTTGGGTCTGGCCACGGCGCTGACCTCGCAATTCCCCTCCTTGGGGGGATTGTTGATCGTAACCCTGATCTCCTCCATCGGGTTCCATTATTACGAGACAGTCAACCAGTCGCTGCAATTGCAATGGATCGACAAAAAGCGCGCGCCACAGACCATTGGTTGGCTGATGTCGATGGGGTCTTTGGCCACGCTTTTGGCCTATGGGTTAATCGTGCTGACATGGCGTGCTTATGATTTGAGCTATGACTTGGTCTATGGCGTGGCAGGTGGCTTTACCGCCTTGGTTGCAGTGATTGCATTTTTCGCCTTCCCCCAATTCGAGGGCCCAACCCCGCAGAACCGCAAAATGATCCTGCGCCGCCGCTATTGGCTCTATTATGCGCTGCAATTCATGTCGGGCGCGCGGCGGCAGATTTTCGTGGTCTTTGCAGGCTTCATGATGGTCGAGCGCTATGGCTTTGCCGTGCATGAGATCACCGCGCTGTTCATGGTCACATTGGTCGCCAATATGATCGCAGCCCCGCTATTGGGTCGTGCTGTTGCCTTTTTTGGGGAACGTGCGGCCTTGATGTTTGAATATGCGGGATTGTTCGTGATTTTCTTACTTTATGCGGGCCTCTATCATTTTGATTGGGGCGTGGGTATGGCGGCGGTGCTCTATGTCGGCAACCATATCTTTTTCGCGTTGGCCCTCGCCATCAAAACCTATTTTCAGAAAATCGCAGATCCCGCTGATATTGCGCCTACGGCCGCTGTGGCCTTCACCATCAACCATATCGCTGCGGTGTTCTTGCCTGCGATCTTGGGGTATATCTGGCTGACCTCGCCGATTGCGGTGTTCCTGCTTGCATCAGGGATGGCTGCCACATCTTTCGCCTTATCGCTTTTGGTGCCGCGTCATCCAGAGGCGGGGAATGAAACCTTACTTGCGCGGCGCGGTTTACCCGTGGCTGCGCCCATCACCACCGTGATCAAATAG
- a CDS encoding 50S ribosomal protein L11 methyltransferase yields the protein MTTFTAFTTLPAKSAAEALGEAIEALDPAPYGVGVFEIEDGSGRWEVGGYFLDAPDEIGLALLAASHGAREFVVSELPETDWVAQVRRELHPVRAGRFYLYGSHDADTVPNDAVPLLIEAAMAFGTGHHGTTSGCLIAFDRLLTEGHVFKNVVDIGCGTAVLALAAARVFPQTVLASDIDEIAVDVARVNAQANDLADRIEAVQAAGFDHPTLAARAPFDLIFANILKGPLIELAPDMARHAAQGGYVILSGLLLEQAEDVTAAYLAAGFERVYASEHGEWAALTLRYLG from the coding sequence ATGACGACCTTTACCGCCTTTACCACATTGCCTGCTAAATCCGCCGCCGAAGCCTTAGGTGAGGCTATAGAGGCCCTTGATCCCGCGCCCTATGGCGTAGGGGTTTTTGAGATCGAAGATGGCTCTGGCCGGTGGGAGGTGGGCGGCTATTTCCTTGATGCCCCTGATGAAATCGGATTGGCGCTTTTGGCGGCATCGCATGGCGCGCGGGAATTTGTCGTTTCAGAATTGCCCGAAACTGATTGGGTCGCGCAGGTGCGCCGTGAATTGCACCCTGTGCGCGCGGGGCGGTTTTATCTTTACGGCAGCCATGATGCCGATACAGTTCCAAACGATGCCGTGCCCTTGCTGATTGAGGCCGCAATGGCCTTTGGCACAGGGCATCACGGCACCACCTCTGGATGTTTGATTGCCTTTGATCGCCTGCTCACTGAGGGCCATGTTTTCAAAAATGTGGTTGATATTGGTTGTGGCACGGCGGTCTTGGCCTTGGCTGCCGCCCGGGTCTTTCCGCAGACTGTTCTGGCCTCGGATATTGATGAGATCGCGGTTGATGTCGCCCGTGTAAACGCCCAAGCAAATGACCTCGCAGATCGGATCGAGGCTGTGCAAGCCGCAGGGTTTGATCATCCCACCCTTGCAGCCCGTGCGCCCTTTGATTTGATCTTTGCCAATATCCTAAAGGGGCCACTGATCGAACTGGCCCCCGATATGGCGCGTCATGCCGCGCAGGGCGGCTATGTGATCTTGTCGGGCCTTTTGTTGGAGCAGGCTGAGGACGTCACTGCCGCCTATCTGGCGGCAGGGTTCGAGCGGGTTTATGCGTCCGAGCATGGGGAGTGGGCGGCGCTGACACTGCGTTATCTGGGGTGA
- the ruvC gene encoding crossover junction endodeoxyribonuclease RuvC, which translates to MRIIGIDPGLRYLGWGVIEADGPRLRHISNGVVEGVGDDLAPRLLALYDGLIAVLAEFAPDCAAVEQTFVNRDGVATLKLGQARGVAMLAPAKAGLPVAEYAPNTVKKTVVGVGHAHKDQIGHMVRLQLPGCAPKSPDAADALAIAICHAHHAQSQRRIMNAVGASL; encoded by the coding sequence ATGCGTATCATCGGTATTGACCCAGGGCTTCGCTATCTTGGGTGGGGCGTAATCGAGGCGGATGGCCCGCGCCTACGCCATATATCAAATGGCGTTGTCGAAGGGGTGGGCGATGATCTCGCCCCGCGTCTTTTGGCGCTATATGATGGATTAATCGCCGTCCTTGCCGAATTTGCACCAGATTGTGCGGCGGTCGAACAGACCTTCGTCAATCGTGATGGGGTGGCCACGTTGAAATTGGGGCAGGCGCGTGGTGTTGCGATGTTGGCCCCTGCCAAGGCAGGCTTGCCTGTGGCTGAATATGCGCCAAACACAGTAAAGAAAACCGTGGTTGGGGTGGGGCACGCGCATAAAGATCAGATTGGACATATGGTGCGCCTGCAATTGCCCGGATGCGCGCCAAAATCCCCTGATGCTGCTGACGCTTTGGCGATTGCGATATGTCATGCCCATCATGCGCAATCGCAAAGGCGGATCATGAATGCAGTGGGGGCAAGCCTGTGA
- the ruvA gene encoding Holliday junction branch migration protein RuvA, with translation MIGKLTGRVDYRASDHVLLDVGGVGYVVHCSERTLANLPNAGQVASLYTELLVREDLLQLFGFLTPYDREWHRLLVSVQGVGAKAAMAISGALGTEALARAIAIGDWGAVKAAPGVGPKLAQRVVNELKDKGPALMAMGGSLAHDLTQNAPAPVVDGPQGPVSTPAEPPPPATAQADAQSHAEAISALTNLGYGPSDAASAVARAADEADTTPALIRAALRLLAPKE, from the coding sequence GTGATCGGGAAATTGACAGGTCGCGTGGATTACCGCGCCAGTGACCATGTGCTTTTGGATGTCGGCGGCGTGGGCTATGTGGTTCATTGCTCAGAACGCACTCTTGCGAACCTGCCGAATGCGGGGCAAGTGGCAAGCCTTTACACCGAACTTCTGGTGCGCGAAGACCTTTTGCAGCTTTTTGGGTTTTTAACCCCCTATGATCGTGAGTGGCATCGTTTGCTGGTGTCTGTTCAGGGCGTGGGGGCCAAAGCTGCGATGGCAATCTCAGGCGCGCTTGGCACAGAGGCCTTGGCCCGCGCCATTGCGATTGGGGATTGGGGCGCGGTCAAAGCGGCCCCTGGTGTGGGCCCGAAATTGGCGCAGCGCGTGGTCAATGAACTAAAGGATAAAGGCCCCGCTTTGATGGCGATGGGCGGTAGTCTGGCCCATGATTTGACGCAGAATGCCCCTGCGCCCGTGGTGGACGGCCCGCAGGGGCCTGTATCCACCCCTGCGGAACCGCCGCCGCCTGCAACCGCGCAGGCCGATGCGCAAAGTCATGCTGAGGCAATTTCAGCCCTGACCAATTTGGGCTATGGCCCTTCTGACGCGGCAAGTGCGGTTGCGCGCGCGGCAGATGAGGCCGACACGACCCCTGCGCTGATCCGCGCGGCACTGCGCCTTTTGGCCCCGAAGGAGTGA
- the ruvB gene encoding Holliday junction branch migration DNA helicase RuvB, producing the protein MSTPDPTLRPDPHPQDDLREDRALRPELLTEFIGQAEARANLRVFIESARKRGEAMDHVLFHGPPGLGKTTLAQIMARELGVNFRMTSGPVLAKAGDLAAILTNLEPRDVLFIDEIHRLNPAVEEVLYPAMEDFALDLVIGEGPAARSVRIELQPFTLIGATTRLGLLTTPLRDRFGIPTRLVYYDTPELEQIVTRGARLMGAPADEEGAREIAKRARGTPRIAGRLLRRVVDFAVVEGDGRVTAAIADRALTRLGVDKLGLDGADRRYLRLIAESYGGGPVGIETLAAALSESRDALEEVVEPYLLQQGLIARSPRGRMLTQSAFAHLGLPVPTPPAQTGLFE; encoded by the coding sequence ATGAGCACGCCTGATCCAACATTGCGCCCCGATCCGCACCCGCAGGATGATCTGCGCGAAGATCGCGCTTTGCGTCCTGAACTTCTGACCGAGTTTATTGGTCAGGCCGAAGCGCGGGCAAATTTGCGGGTGTTTATCGAAAGTGCCCGCAAGCGCGGTGAGGCGATGGATCATGTGCTGTTTCATGGCCCCCCCGGCTTGGGCAAGACCACCTTGGCGCAAATTATGGCGCGCGAATTGGGGGTGAATTTTCGCATGACCTCTGGCCCCGTTTTGGCAAAAGCGGGGGATTTGGCCGCGATCCTCACCAATCTTGAGCCGCGTGATGTTTTGTTTATTGACGAAATTCACCGCCTGAACCCCGCAGTCGAAGAGGTGCTCTATCCCGCGATGGAGGATTTTGCACTGGATCTGGTCATAGGTGAGGGGCCTGCCGCGCGATCTGTGCGCATCGAATTGCAGCCCTTTACCTTGATCGGGGCCACTACCCGCTTGGGGCTGTTGACCACACCCTTGCGGGATCGGTTCGGCATTCCCACGCGTCTGGTTTATTATGACACGCCCGAGTTGGAGCAGATTGTGACCCGTGGTGCGCGCCTGATGGGCGCCCCTGCGGATGAGGAAGGCGCGCGCGAGATCGCCAAGCGTGCGCGCGGCACCCCGCGCATTGCAGGCCGCTTATTGCGCCGCGTGGTCGATTTCGCCGTGGTCGAGGGGGATGGCCGCGTAACGGCGGCGATTGCAGATCGCGCTCTGACACGGCTTGGGGTCGATAAGCTTGGGCTTGACGGGGCAGATCGGCGGTATTTGCGCCTAATTGCGGAGTCTTATGGCGGCGGCCCTGTTGGGATTGAAACGCTTGCAGCCGCCCTTTCCGAAAGCCGCGATGCGCTCGAAGAGGTGGTTGAACCCTATCTCTTGCAGCAAGGTCTGATCGCGCGCAGCCCGCGGGGGCGGATGCTGACGCAATCGGCCTTTGCGCATCTAGGGCTGCCCGTTCCTACCCCGCCTGCGCAAACGGGGCTTTTTGAATGA
- a CDS encoding P1 family peptidase, protein MAGAASKGMAMFEKGAKNLITDVAGLYVGHAQDDVIKTGVTVLTAERPFVAGVHIMGGAPGTRETALLSPERLVQEVDALVLAGGSAFGLDAASGVMDGLRAAGRGFAVGDQLVPIVPAAILFDLINGGDKAWGQNPYPALGRAAFEAASPDFVLGTVGAGTGALTADLKGGLGSASVTFDGITVGALVAVNALGRVTMGDGPQFWAAPFELGAEFGGLGTGALGTGALGTGAFDPSARPLVKGHRDGATTIAIVATDAALTQAQATRMATAAHDGMARAIYPAHTPMDGDLVFAAATGAQPLRDPLMDTLHLGNAAALCLSRAIARAVFEATPAAHDPLPTWAEKFG, encoded by the coding sequence ATGGCGGGCGCTGCATCTAAGGGGATGGCGATGTTTGAGAAAGGCGCGAAAAACTTAATCACCGATGTCGCGGGCCTATATGTCGGCCACGCTCAGGATGACGTGATCAAAACAGGGGTCACTGTTCTGACAGCCGAGCGCCCCTTTGTGGCAGGGGTGCATATCATGGGCGGTGCGCCTGGCACGCGAGAAACGGCGCTCTTATCGCCTGAGCGATTGGTGCAGGAGGTGGATGCACTGGTTCTCGCGGGCGGGTCTGCCTTTGGCCTTGATGCGGCCTCAGGTGTGATGGATGGCTTGCGGGCCGCGGGGCGCGGCTTCGCCGTTGGCGATCAGCTTGTGCCAATCGTGCCCGCCGCAATTCTCTTCGATCTGATCAATGGCGGTGACAAAGCATGGGGTCAGAACCCCTATCCTGCCTTGGGACGTGCGGCGTTTGAGGCAGCATCCCCTGATTTTGTCCTTGGGACAGTGGGCGCAGGAACAGGGGCGCTGACCGCTGACCTCAAGGGTGGGCTTGGCTCAGCCTCGGTCACCTTTGACGGGATCACGGTGGGCGCTCTGGTCGCTGTCAACGCATTGGGCCGCGTGACTATGGGCGATGGCCCTCAATTCTGGGCAGCCCCATTTGAATTGGGTGCAGAATTTGGCGGGCTTGGGACAGGGGCGCTTGGAACAGGGGCGCTTGGGACAGGGGCGTTCGATCCATCCGCACGCCCCTTGGTCAAAGGGCATCGGGACGGGGCAACCACCATCGCGATTGTGGCGACAGATGCTGCATTAACCCAAGCGCAAGCCACCCGCATGGCCACCGCCGCGCATGATGGCATGGCGCGCGCGATTTACCCCGCGCATACGCCGATGGATGGGGATTTGGTCTTTGCAGCTGCAACGGGCGCGCAGCCGCTGCGTGATCCGCTGATGGACACGCTACATTTGGGAAATGCAGCTGCCCTGTGTCTGAGCCGCGCGATTGCCCGCGCGGTCTTTGAAGCCACCCCTGCCGCGCATGATCCCCTGCCCACATGGGCCGAGAAATTTGGCTGA
- a CDS encoding SDR family oxidoreductase, with the protein MRLAGKTAIVTGGASGFGAGIVRKFRAEGAEVMIADLNGAAAHDMAQATGSLAHETDVAKGESVAALAQSALSAWGRIDIVVNNAGITHLPQMMEDVTEEMFDRVLAVNAKSVYLMAREIVPHMKTAKAGAILNIASTAGLSPRPKLNWYNASKGWMITATKAMAVELAPQGIRVNALCPVAGETPLLSSFMGEDTPEMREKFLSTIPLGRFSTPEDMGNAACFLCSDEASMITGAALEVDGGRCI; encoded by the coding sequence ATGAGGCTTGCAGGAAAAACCGCAATTGTAACAGGCGGCGCATCGGGATTTGGCGCAGGGATCGTGCGCAAATTCCGCGCCGAAGGGGCCGAGGTGATGATTGCCGATCTCAATGGCGCGGCAGCCCATGACATGGCCCAGGCCACGGGCAGCCTTGCCCATGAAACCGATGTCGCCAAGGGCGAGAGCGTGGCCGCCCTCGCCCAATCTGCGCTTTCCGCGTGGGGGCGTATTGATATTGTTGTGAACAATGCGGGCATCACCCATCTGCCGCAGATGATGGAAGATGTTACCGAGGAGATGTTCGACCGCGTCCTCGCGGTGAATGCGAAATCTGTTTATCTGATGGCCCGTGAAATCGTTCCGCATATGAAAACTGCAAAAGCGGGCGCCATCCTCAATATTGCTTCAACTGCGGGCCTCAGCCCACGCCCCAAGCTGAATTGGTATAATGCCTCCAAGGGCTGGATGATCACCGCAACCAAGGCGATGGCGGTAGAACTCGCCCCGCAAGGTATCCGCGTCAACGCGCTATGCCCTGTGGCGGGGGAAACCCCGCTGTTGTCCAGTTTTATGGGCGAGGACACGCCCGAAATGCGGGAAAAATTTCTATCAACCATCCCCTTGGGCCGGTTTTCCACGCCCGAGGATATGGGCAATGCTGCCTGCTTCCTGTGCTCGGATGAAGCCTCAATGATCACAGGTGCCGCCTTGGAGGTTGATGGCGGGCGCTGCATCTAA
- a CDS encoding ABC transporter ATP-binding protein, with protein MTASPRLELKNLTITHDEGALVSDLSLTLAAHRITALVGESGSGKSMTALAIMGLLPQGCCAQGSVLLNGTDSLLGLSDQKMCQLRGRRIGMIFQEPMTALNPVMQIGAQVAETLMVHRITPNRRAAMAQARTVLDRVGLAQIALDSYPHELSGGQRQRVAIAAAIAAAPDVLIADEATTALDVTTQQGILALLKTLVAEDGMALLLITHDLAVVASMADEVAVMNQGRIIEKGETKRLLSRPRDPYTKALLSAARPAPKETEPLTGETLLSVEGVSRIYPPKRLGLRKSEPFVAVRDANLTLRRGECLGIVGGSGCGKSTLARAILGLEAAQSGRIVLDGTEVHPNMPLENRRRLSIVFQDPYGSFDPRWRVGRVIAEPLDLQNVPSNEVTSRVATALEQVGLSPQDAQKYPHQFSGGQRQRIAIARALITRPDIVVLDEAVSALDVSVRARVLDLLKSLQQELQLSYIFITHDLTVVAHMADTIAVMENGVIVEQGPAPQILSGPRHPYTQNLLNTAPRLDAAPKKGTVS; from the coding sequence ATGACCGCTTCGCCCCGCCTTGAACTGAAGAACCTGACAATCACCCATGACGAGGGTGCATTGGTTTCTGATCTTTCCCTGACGCTCGCCGCGCATCGGATCACGGCGTTGGTTGGGGAATCTGGATCAGGTAAATCGATGACGGCGCTGGCGATTATGGGCCTATTGCCCCAAGGATGCTGCGCGCAGGGTTCGGTTCTGCTCAATGGCACTGACAGTCTCTTGGGCCTGTCAGATCAAAAAATGTGCCAGTTGCGCGGTCGAAGGATTGGGATGATTTTCCAAGAACCCATGACCGCGCTGAACCCCGTTATGCAAATCGGCGCACAGGTCGCCGAAACCCTTATGGTGCATCGCATCACCCCCAATCGGCGGGCCGCAATGGCGCAGGCGCGCACCGTTTTAGATCGGGTTGGCTTGGCGCAGATCGCGCTTGATAGTTATCCGCATGAGCTGTCTGGCGGACAAAGGCAGCGCGTGGCCATTGCCGCTGCGATCGCGGCAGCGCCCGATGTTTTAATCGCGGACGAGGCGACAACCGCGCTTGATGTCACCACACAACAGGGGATTTTAGCACTTTTGAAAACCCTCGTTGCCGAGGATGGCATGGCGCTTTTGCTGATCACGCATGATCTGGCCGTTGTGGCCTCGATGGCTGATGAGGTGGCGGTGATGAACCAAGGCCGCATCATTGAAAAAGGCGAGACAAAGCGGCTTTTGTCCCGCCCGCGCGACCCTTACACCAAGGCGCTCTTATCCGCCGCCCGCCCCGCCCCAAAAGAGACCGAACCCCTGACAGGCGAGACACTCTTATCCGTGGAAGGCGTCAGTCGCATCTATCCGCCCAAACGCCTAGGCTTGCGCAAATCTGAACCCTTCGTTGCGGTGCGTGATGCAAATCTTACCCTTAGGCGAGGGGAATGTTTGGGGATCGTAGGGGGCTCTGGATGCGGAAAATCCACGCTCGCCCGTGCCATTTTGGGGCTAGAGGCCGCGCAATCAGGGAGGATTGTCTTAGACGGCACAGAGGTGCATCCGAACATGCCGCTTGAAAATCGGCGACGTCTGTCAATTGTGTTTCAAGACCCCTATGGCAGCTTTGACCCCCGTTGGCGGGTGGGGCGCGTGATCGCGGAACCGCTTGATCTGCAAAATGTCCCATCTAATGAGGTCACATCTCGCGTTGCGACTGCACTTGAGCAGGTCGGGCTTTCGCCTCAGGATGCGCAAAAATACCCGCATCAATTCTCAGGCGGGCAAAGACAACGCATTGCCATTGCCCGCGCGCTGATCACGCGACCCGATATCGTGGTGCTTGATGAGGCTGTTTCTGCCCTTGATGTCTCCGTGCGCGCACGGGTTTTGGATTTGCTAAAATCACTGCAACAGGAATTGCAGCTTTCGTATATTTTCATCACCCACGATCTCACGGTTGTGGCCCATATGGCCGACACTATTGCGGTGATGGAAAATGGGGTGATTGTCGAACAGGGGCCAGCGCCCCAAATTCTATCTGGCCCCAGACATCCTTATACACAAAACTTACTCAACACCGCGCCCCGCTTGGACGCGGCCCCAAAGAAAGGGACAGTTTCATGA
- a CDS encoding ABC transporter permease, with protein sequence MQRSLIIGGAISLFFLALASLSLLWVPHEVTSLAIANRLQGPSATYLLGTDQFGRDVLSLLMVGAQTSIAVAVAAIGIGAGIGVPLGLLAAAQHGRFGDELIMRGNDLIFAFPALVIAILITATYGPSAFNAILAIGIFNIPVFARVTRAGALPLWTLDYILAARVAGKSKFRISLEHILPNILNLIIVQATIQFSLGILAEAALSYVGLGAQPPTPSWGRMLAEAQTMIYTHPMLAILPGACIMALVLGLNLAGDGLRDHLDPRLERALK encoded by the coding sequence GTGCAGCGATCCTTGATCATTGGCGGTGCGATCAGCCTGTTTTTCCTTGCTCTCGCCTCCCTTAGCCTCCTCTGGGTGCCCCATGAGGTCACAAGCCTTGCGATTGCCAATCGCCTGCAAGGGCCAAGCGCCACCTATCTGCTTGGCACGGATCAATTCGGGCGCGATGTCCTATCTTTGCTGATGGTGGGCGCGCAAACCTCTATTGCGGTGGCGGTGGCGGCCATTGGCATTGGGGCAGGCATTGGCGTGCCTTTGGGTCTGCTGGCAGCCGCACAGCATGGGCGCTTTGGCGATGAACTGATTATGCGGGGCAATGATCTGATCTTTGCCTTTCCCGCGTTGGTGATCGCCATTCTGATCACTGCAACCTACGGCCCCTCAGCGTTTAACGCGATCCTTGCAATTGGCATTTTCAATATCCCCGTCTTTGCCCGCGTGACCCGTGCAGGGGCGCTGCCACTTTGGACATTGGATTACATCCTTGCCGCGCGTGTGGCGGGAAAATCCAAGTTTAGGATCAGCCTTGAACATATCTTGCCCAATATTCTGAACCTGATCATCGTGCAGGCCACGATCCAATTCAGCCTTGGGATTCTGGCTGAGGCCGCGCTCTCCTATGTTGGGCTTGGGGCGCAACCGCCAACCCCCAGTTGGGGCCGCATGTTGGCCGAGGCGCAAACCATGATCTACACCCATCCGATGCTGGCCATTCTTCCCGGGGCCTGCATCATGGCCTTGGTTCTTGGCTTGAACTTGGCGGGGGATGGGCTGCGCGATCACCTTGACCCAAGACTGGAGCGCGCCCTGAAATGA